The following is a genomic window from Sphaerodactylus townsendi isolate TG3544 linkage group LG16, MPM_Stown_v2.3, whole genome shotgun sequence.
AGGAATCCAAGCCTGGCTCAGTAATGAAGGGTACTTTGTTCTTCTCCTCTCAAGCCAAAAGAAGCCACCCCTGATCCATAAAGGGCCTTTGGCGCGAACAGGGAATGCAGGCACACAATCAGACTTTAGCTAAAAGGATTCTAGGCTAATCTATACCCAGACACacctgcagaggtgtatctacggaaaatgtagcccggtgcggCCGCCTTCctgcaccatgaccaaacaatttttttttttgcaccaggtcatctcaaaggaggaggggtgtgagggcgattttccgccctccacgtgactaaatggccacagtccagggacatttgaccccatgtgtccccttGGGCCGTACGCCCCTGCACACCTGTTAGGAGAAGAGGGAGAATCATGCATGCTACCTAAACTTAGAGGGGGATGAAAAAAAGCTATGGGCATATTCTGAGCAAGAACAAAATTTCCTGTCCTCATTCTGAACTGACTTGGTACCATAGCCAAGTCTGGTCCCATCCTGGAATGGCAGTCTCCTGTTCACAAGTGCTTAGAGTAATTGCATTGCACAATCAGTCTGTATTGTCTATTATCAATTGCCATTGGCATGGTagatagaggaagaagaagaagagtttggatttatatcccccctttctctcctgtaggagactcaaaggggcttacaatctccttacccttcccccctcacaacaaacaccctgtgaggtgggtggggctgagagagctccgaaaagctgtgactagcccaaggtcacccagctggcgtgtgtgggagtgcacaagctaatctgaattccccagataagcctccacagctcaggcggcagagctgggaatcaaacccggttcctccagattagatacacgagctcttaacctcctacgccactgcagccagATAACCCTCCAGTTATCAAGATTCATACTTGAacatatgaatctgccttatactgaaccagactcTTGGTCCAGagaggtcagtattgtccacttggcctggcagtggctctccagcatctccGGCAGTGGTCTTTTTCATCATTTTGCCCGGTCCTTTTAGCTgcagatgcctgggattgaacatAACAACTTCCGTATGccaagctcttccactgagcaacGGCTTCTCCCCCGCAAAAATGCTAGCGTTTTTGCATTAGGTCTGAATATTTATTTGCACGggagaatatgagaattatcatccatttttatgcgctgcctttgtcaaaaccataattttgtgcattcttgaacatggtgctttgatacaagagcatttatgccaaaatgtatttttaccttcaaactttcaaatggatggaggaACAGGACTAGGTAGATACTAGGaaccaggtggagcattctacaacagaggccctttccccactttccttaagccccgcgctactctcctcaagtagcgcggggtccagctgccttccccacttcaggggcggtgagaacgcagccgccccgacactgcctctctcccgccccctcgacgtgcggaattcctggcgccttttgaaatggcgccttttgacgaccccgcacagagcgcggggtcgtggggaagccagggggcgccaggaattgcccgcagcaaccctcgggcaaaggtgagtggggaaagggccaaagaaggtTCTGCGTGGTTTGTTCTGTGGTGAATATACAGTCTACttacatctttatgtggaacagagtacagtCTGTCACAATCACAGCCAGTTTTTGAAGAGGCTATATGGCCGATTTGTGGCTGTTCAGCTGTTTGCTTCAGCACCGTCCTTCCTCGCTGTACAGTGCAGCTCAGTTGGCTCTTTGTGCATCCATTTTCTTACCATCCAGATggagtccgtccgtccgtccgcccccccccccccccgcagtcctAGCTGCATAACTCACTAAGCAACTGTTTAAACAGTcggttaaatcagtcacaaatcagaTAAACCCATCAAAAACAAACACTGTCCTTAAGTCCTTCCAATTGGTGCATGGCAGATCTTAGCGATGTGAATGGCTGCCAATCTGAAATAATTTGGGCTGCATTGGCAGCATCCCTAATATACGATGCTTTGAATGCTCACCCCTCCTCACTTGATCCAGAACTTTTTCACAATGCCTCACAGTCCCAGGAATACGGCCAGGCATGCCCTATATAGAATGATCAGAGCTGGGGAAATTAAGCATATGAATCCCCTCCTAAGTCACGTCCCGAGTCATTTCCACTCCTAAGAGATGTTCAACATTTCAACTCTGCCCAATCAGATAACGCAATACAGTTGTTAGTCAGATGTAGGGTTTGCGTAGATAAATCAGAAGGGCGGTCGACTCCTAAAAACTAAAAAGTTGCTGATGCTTGCCATCTGGTGGTTAATCCATACTTCTGTATTTTACGCCTTTCATTTTTTCGGAACAGAAAAGCTTACTTCAGATGGAAGGTTGTCTCCACGGGTCCACCTGTAGTACCATGAGACGACGTTCGGGCTGTTGAGTTCGTAAATGGGAGCTGGTATATCTTTGTAGGTTCTTCAAATGCTGATCTTTAGAAAAGTGACCACTAACGGGGGGACATGGAAGAAGTTTAGAAAATTACCTTCTGTGCTATCTCTCGCTGCAAAATGTCCTTGAGGAGTGAAAATACCACATActaaaaggctggcttaagtacAGACCGTGGCCCATCAGCGTAACACTGGTGGCAGCGGAGCTGGGATGCTGGCGCAGTGTTCGTGTTCCAATGCCAGGGAAGGGGGTGGTGATTGCCGCCTGCTGGCAggattgcccctccaccagggtaagtgctcctggaagggcaaatctgccggcaCGGCTATGCACCACTCCCTGAAGTGGAtttacacgcatacacacacacacacggcatttGGGCCCACACAGAACGCAGGCTAAAAATTTACAAGACAGAAGATACATTTGGCTCCAGTAAGCtctttattatgtttattatgttCTTGGTTGTTGAATTCGGTGTTGAATCATCGAATTATTCTGCTTtcatccccttttaaaaacttttttacgTCGCTTTCTTCCCCCAGTGCATAATTTGCTTGATTTATTCTTCTGCAGGCATTCTCCCCCTTGGCCTACACAGCTTGCaatctgttgttttttaatgaattGGTTTATTTTGCTGTGGCAATGAATCATCTTGGACACAGACTggacaggcagggtataaatatattttggggggaaatgtaaCAACAAAATGTCAAGATTCTGAGAATACTCAGATGTGGACTCTGggtgaaagaaagagagggaggcagGCAGCATTTATGGGCTGAGTTCAAACAGAGTCTTTGTAAAGCCCTAGAATGTATACTATGCCAATGAGTAGTCTATTGTGTACTAAAGAATTGGTTAATAACAGTAGTGGGTTGTTACTGGCAACACATAGCTAGACATGAACTAaatgcagaaggtctcaagttcagTCCCCAGTATCCCAGTTAAAagcaggaagtgatgtgaaaggcctccaccTGGGACCCTGGAAACCatctgtcagtctgagtagacaatgcagaccttgatagaccaagcgTCCATGTGATTTAGTAccaggcaacttcatgtgtctGATGTAACATGTAAATCGCCTTCAAAACTAGTCAGGACAAATTGTGTTGTTATGTTAGTCACTCTTAGCAGGTTCGCTTTGAAGACCCTGCATAGAAAAGAGGTGGCAAAGATTTAAATGGGTACAGCCGCCTGTACGACTTCAACAGGTGGGGGATGTCGTATTCTGGGATGCTCCCCTTTGTTaaaaactccctgcaatgcagaatgcgagacttcccccccccccctctgctgtagttttctgtttgcatggactttaaaaaaaaataaatgcaaagagAGCCTTAACACTGAAACCCATCTCCAGCCGGTGTGAACCCATTCTCCTGCAGGTGTGAACTAGCTTGTCGCTCAAATAACAGTCCCCTCTCCATGCTCAACACTTCAGGGTGAttctgaaagccccccccccccccgtctcatgAGTTCATCCCTCTTCCTGAAACATTCATGCCAATTAAATGTATACATGTTTCTAGCGACATTCGCAGATATTTTTGCAAGCACTCCACAATAGCATGTCAGTGACCCCCACCTGCCATGCATCTTAAGGGGATTCTGTTATTCACCAATAAAAAACGCAGGCGCTGCAGATCCGTTCTTCTAGAGGCAGCTCATGACCAGCATTCTAAAAAGGCCTTTTTCAAGTTTTATGAGCAAAGAGCAAAAGCAATAACCTCCTTTCCCAAGCCGGAGTTCTGGTTCTAGCGGCCGGTTGTCCCTGCTCACCCAGATTCTGTTCTCTCCCCAAATATTATTGCCAATGCAGAGGGCAGAAGGACAGAGGCCAACAAGGGAAGCAACGGAGCGTATGAGGACAAACCGCCCACTGTTCTTGGCAGGTCAGAGAACCTTGGGTTCTGAGGGAGAGTGTAGGGGGAGGAAAGAATGCCTTGGACATTGTCCACCAATGGGCAGCTTGGATGGCTGAAGATCAAAGATCAGAAAACTTCATGCATGAAAAATTAACGAGGCTTTTtacagagagaagaggaggaggaggagtttggatttatactttgcttttctcagctgtaaggagtctcaaagcaacttacaaactccttcccttcctctccctacaacagacaccttatgaggtaggtggggctgagagggttccaacagaactgtgactagaccaaggtcacccagcgagcttcatatggaggagtggggaaccaaatccagttcaccagattagagtccgccactcctgCAGAGgcatgaggaatcaaacccagctctccagataagagtccactgctcttaaccactaccccacgttGGCTGTGGCCCGCTTGCTGGTTCATGCATACTGCCACCCAGTCTGTGCGGCCATGTTAAGGAGGGTCACAGAGGTGACTGATTCTCAAGCTTACTGCCATGTTAGGAAGGTTTAATGGTGTTATTCCATACTCTAAAAGATCCTGCAGATGTGGTGCTAACAACCAACAATTTTCAGATTTGAGAGCTGACTTGATTTTTCCTTTGCTTACACCGAACTCTCCCTCTATAGAAGCCAAGTTTACTTGACTCCTAGTGAAGACGAACAAGGAATTTTCGGTGTGGCTAAATTTTCGGCAACCGTGACGAAATCTTGGAATTGAAATATTaaacttttcatttccttttcagaTTGGCACGGCTTGCTGGTTAAGACTTTTGTCCAAAAACAGTGATCAAGAAGGAGGAGGCATTTCACTGCCACGTAAACGTATTGAAGGGTGTGAGAGTCATCCTTTCTGTGCACATACTTCCTTCCTCCTGGTTTAGGGTCAAGACGCTATACAAGAACACACCCAAGTCTGAGAATGGCTGAAAAGCAACTCGGTTCCCCTCAGGACACTCATCCCGCTGGAAGCTCTTCCACAGTTCGATCCGATCAGATTCAGCGCCTCTTGGACGCGTGCAGGGTAGCGAAAAGCTTCGCCTACTGCCCTTACAGCAACTTCCCGGTGGGGGCCGCAGTCCTGACTTGGGATGGCAAGATTTTCTTGGGTAAGTGGAGGCATAAACTTCCAGACCCGGCAGTTGCACCAATGGGCTGTCATCTCTgacttgggaaatgcctggaaatttggaggtcaAGAGGGTCAgccttggggaggagaggagcctCAGTGGGGTAGACAGAATGCGGGGtagaaagctgccatttcctccattgTGGGCCAGGTAAGAAGAGACCTGAATCTGTGCTGATCTGTGCTCTTTTCAGGCTGCAATGTTGAAAATGCATGCTATAGCCTGGGTGTATGTGCCGAAAAAGCCGCCATCCAGAAGGCCGTGTCCGAAGGATATACAAAATTTCAAGCCATGGCTCTTACTAGGTGGGTATGCATTCTGTTTCCCCtatttataagccactttaaATGCTCtaaggtaggggtggccaacctttggtgcttcagatgttcatggactacaattcctatcaactCCCCGGCTTTGCTCCACTCCAACCCACAAAGTGGTGTTGGGCATTCCCCACAGCCACTCTAGGGAGCACCCATGCACAGAATCCAATCGCCCTGTCCCAGAATGCTGCACGTCGCCATGTTTTTTTTAGAAGGcttgctttctctttcctctttcacTGCATTAGCATGCTTTACTGACTGGCTCCTGAACTCTGACTTGGTATTCTATCCCCATAGCAATAAGCAAGAAACGTACATCGTTCCCTGTGGATCTTGCAGACAAGTGCTGAGAGAGGTAAATGGTTTTGCTTGtcggcttttcttttcttttcagaactTAAGCAACAACACTTGTCATTATTTTCTGACGGTTCTTTCGAGACTCGCAgtgcaaacatttaaaaatcccaaatattttttaaataaaacacgATCGTTATCAGACATTACTCGATATTAACAGCCGGAAGTTTGTCtacataatttgtttttttcagaaactTAGGTCATCACATAGTCTTTTGCAAGTGGAGGGCAGaccaaaaataatatttcttcaATTAGCTCATTATTCGTTTACAGAATTAACTGTTACAACACAGTGTTACCCTAAGGAGAAAGTCTCCTCTTttgttgggggaattagctgaaaacagaaagcaaaagggGAATAACTGGGATCAATAACGTATGTATTCCAGGATAGTTCTGGTTAAAACCTCTTAAATGAGCAGGCGATTGTATAATCAAAATGAGTTTTATTaaggaataaaaatagtaaaacaagaaatatattttaatcaatgagcacacacaaacaaaacatacatgagTTGActaagggaaaaggaaggaagccaGATAGTGGccctctccccacttaccttaagccccgcgctactcgaggagagtagcacggggtcccttggcactccccactgagaggggcagcgTTAGCAGCTGCAGTCAGCCCCACAAGCCAAGCTGGCAGGTTGTCGCTTCCTCAGTGcgagaggcattcctggcgcttctTCAAAGGGCGCTTTGATGACCTTCCGCCAGAGCGCTGGGGTCGGGGGGACGCCAAGGCGTATACCAGGGGATGCCGCTGGGCTTGGAATTATACAGAAAGcacaaccctcggaaaagggtaagtggggaaagggccagtgtcttgGGGGTGGGTGATAGTTAacagtcttgaagggatgtcccaGGAAATCAGTGCTGATGaagaaaatgaccagcatttccaggaacaAAGAGAAAAACCCACACATTCAGAATGCACTCAAACACTACAAACGGCCAAAGGAccgatatttataccccaaaatgatGCTGAGGTGGTATGagataagctggcaggaaagccagagacaaagaattgattgcttttccagggttccaaccaaaaagataggagaggctttATGAGGACTAAAGACCCAAGAGAATGCTGGGACTGTTCTCTTGAATAGTGATTGATTGCTAGGTTGGGTGCAGATAAGGTAAGCAATGGTCTGTTTGGAGCGCtcattaaatcaccttagggtgacacaatggagattagctagTCCCGTTGTCCAGCAAGGCAAACCCTTAGGGCCAGGGGGAACGTTCAGCTGGCAGCCTCCTTCCTGTCTAATCTTGGCACACAAGATGGATTCCAAAACTCTCTGAGAAGCATCCATTTGTGGGGAGCAATGTCTTGCAATGCAATGCAAGTCTTTGGCCCCATTTGCCTTCATGGCATCCTTAACAGGAAGAGAGGTCTGACTGCTCACCACAGGGCCATGTCCACTGTCTTAGagacattttaaaaggggattgggcaGATTCTTTGAGGAGGAAAAGTCCACTAGTGGTTATGAAATCCCCatggaacttccatattcagaggcagtataccttaaATGCCAACTGGTGTGAACATACAATGGGAGGGCTGTTGCCTTCATGCTGAACATGTAGGTGTTGCAAAAGTATCTGGCTGGAAGCAGGATGCTATACTAGGGGGACCTTAGATCTGATCTGGTCGGTAGAGGTTCCCAACCAGCTAGGTGGGGCCTGGTGAActtctggaatgacaactgacctCCAAACTACACAGAtctgttccccaggagaaaatagctgcttcaaagggggaattctatggcattatatcctgccaaAGTCCCTGCCATTCCTAAACCCAACCATTCCCAAagtccaccccaaatctccaggaatttcccagtaaTCTAGATCTGGCAGCCCTATTGGTAATGCTCTTTGTAGGGCCTTCATTGAAGTCCAAAGGTTGCATCAGCGAATGATTTACCAGCTGGCTACAGTTTAACAGGCAGCAAATAATTCCATGTGGCCAACAGTATAGTCCTAAGGAAAAGATCTTCAACAGAAGTCAATGGGTGTACAATGGCATAtgtctgcttaggactgcacttgaatcttcatcatttatttatttgttgtcgaaggctttcacggccagactcaactggttgttgtgggctttctaggctgtgtggctgtggtctggtagatcttgttcctaacatgcctgcatctgtggctggcatcttcataggtgtatcacagagataagtgtgTAGTGtaagtgtaacacacttctctccgTGATACTGAAgttcccagccacagatgcaggcaaattgTTAGGAACGagatgtaccagaccacag
Proteins encoded in this region:
- the CDA gene encoding cytidine deaminase; protein product: MAEKQLGSPQDTHPAGSSSTVRSDQIQRLLDACRVAKSFAYCPYSNFPVGAAVLTWDGKIFLGCNVENACYSLGVCAEKAAIQKAVSEGYTKFQAMALTSNKQETYIVPCGSCRQVLREFGKQWDLYLTKSDGTYIVKTLEQLLPYSFGPEDLKTL